AGAAAGTCTGCAGCGCAGCGAGAGTGGCAGCGTGAACTGCCGCGTGGTACCCGGTCAACAGCGTCGGTTCATCGACGGTGAACTGACCCACCTCCGGGCCGGACTGACCGAACCCGATCGAATCGTCGGGGTAGGACAGCGAGAACCTGCCGGCCCACCCGTCTTTGAGCCAGATTTGTTCCTGCCCGGTCAAGGTGGCGAAATGGTCGTCCTGGACTCGAGTCAGGTGCCAGACCAGCCAACCGATGGAGTTGGCCTCCGTATCCGGTTGCCACTCCAACTCCGCGCTGTCGAGTCCGCCGATGACCTCGGGGACGAGCTCATGCACCCGCTCGAA
This portion of the Dermatophilaceae bacterium Sec6.4 genome encodes:
- a CDS encoding DinB family protein, with protein sequence MADNTTSILLTDAFERVHELVPEVIGGLDSAELEWQPDTEANSIGWLVWHLTRVQDDHFATLTGQEQIWLKDGWAGRFSLSYPDDSIGFGQSGPEVGQFTVDEPTLLTGYHAAVHAATLAALQTFSPQDYGRVVDDRYDPPVTLGARVVSVLGDISQHVGQAAYVRGLLERRA